A stretch of DNA from Triticum dicoccoides isolate Atlit2015 ecotype Zavitan chromosome 2A, WEW_v2.0, whole genome shotgun sequence:
CTCAATCACCAGATATTTTAGTGAAGCAAGATACTGCAATGAGGATAGAGAACAAAGCGATTGACAGTTGCGAATGCACAATTCAGTGAGCACTGTGCAGAACTTAACTGTTTCCGCTACCGGAAGTGATGTTATGTTAGGAAGGTCTATAATCTCCAAAGAGGACAAACAAGGCAGATCCTGAAGAAAGCTTCTTAGAGTCTGGTCGGTAAGATTACACCGAGAGAGCTGAAGCCTTTGCAGAGATACCAGAGACCCCAGTTGTTCAGCAGCAGCAAGCTGCTCAGCCCCACTTATGTTTAACACTGCAATGGACTGTATATGATGTTTGTAGAGTAATCTATTGAGGATGACAGAACTTGTGCAAACGTCCAGCTGGAGCATTTCTGAACTTGAAGAAAAGGGTGCAAGCCTCATATATGGTATCAACCGTGTTCTTTCGATGGTAATTTCACGAGTAGCTTGGCAGAACAAAGGAATTTTGATCAATTCTGGACAATCCATTAGACTTACCCTTTCAAGGCATGGAAATGAGTTCTTGTCCTCTCTGCCAGCCCACTCACACAACTTCGGGAAATCATCAATTTCAAGGACACTTAGAGATGGAAATGCCACATCACTGGTGCCATAAAACTCTTGTCCAATCTGGTCGACTGCACACATCTCCTTCATGTGTAAATATCTGAGTGATCCTAAATTTCCCAATGGAGGAAGGATGCACAAGCTCCTGCAATTGATGAGGTTCAAAGAACGCAGTTGCTGCAGTGACTGCAGCCAACTGGGAGTTTTGGCGCCACAATACCTTCTAATATTAAGTACCTTTATGGCATGGTGAGGCCGCAGACCTTCAAGCACCTTTGCATCAGCAGGAGAGGAGCTATTTCTACTAGCTGAGCTCCATTCCAAATTCAGAGAATTAAGATAAAGTTTCTTATTCAACTCAGCTTTGCAGGCTTCTTCATAGCCTGAAACATTTTCTAGACATTTTATTACTAACCCATGAAGACCATCAATGTTCCTCAATTCTTCTGGTTTGCGCCCTTCCAACTTCTCAATGTGGAGCTCAAGTGATCCCTGAAGGTTTGCTAGCCGGCCAATGCCTACCAGTCCTGCAGTATACTTCATTTCAACCATAAGATGCCGCAAATTGACCAACATACTAACGCTCACAGGAAGCTTCTCAAGGGAACATTTCCCAGAGATGCACAATGTTTGCAGATGCAGAAGCTTGCCAATCGACTCAGGAAGTCTCTGGATGGAGCCATGGATAGATAGGTAACGGAGGTGCAGTAAGTCATAAATGCAATGAGGTAACTCTTTGGAGTTATAGCCACTGAGATCAAGAACACGCAAATGTTTGGACTTCTTCAAGATACTTTCTAAATTCACAGCAAAATCCTCTTGGAAGCAACTGGAGGAGCACGGAAGTGATGGTCGGATGAACAAGGTGAGCAGCTCTTCTAGCCCACTGAAGCTTGTGAGACCAACTAGACTCTTCTCAGTGACGGACAGGTGGCGCACTGTTGATGGGATGTCACATTTCATGCCATCCTCAATATGGAAGCAGTCCTCCGCTGCAACAGACTTTGCAAGATCATGGAGTAGGTCATGCATTAAGTAGTAAGTACTGGATCCAAGCTTGATTTCTTGGAAAAATGAGCGTGAAAGGAGCAGACCAAAATATTCTTTGGCTATGTCTTCCATGCTTTTCCCAGCCCTGCCTTGTGGTTGAACAAAACCCTCGGCAATCCAAAGGCGGGACAACTGTGCTGGATCAAACTTATAGTTGTGTGGAAACAAACTGCAATATGCGAAGCACCGCTTGAGGTGTACCGGTAGGTACTTATAGCTCAAGCGCAGGGCAGGGAGAAGAGCATTGTCTTGCAATCCTGTTTTCATGATCTTCATCCAGTGATTTTTGCTCCTTGTATCTCCCAGCAAACCTCCCACCAGCTTGGCAGCCAGAGGTGACCCGTTGATTTTTGCAGCAATCTGCTTCCCTATCGGGTGAAGATCTGGATAGGCATTCTCGCGACCACTTGGAAAAGCATGTTCCTTGAGGATGGCCCAGCAATCGTCGCTATTCAGCGGATTTACAGGGTATGGATGCGATGCACCGAGGAAGTGAGGCACAGTGTTCATGCGAGAAGTTGCCAGAATTCTGCTACCAATATCTGCCGACTGTAGAGGAGCCATCATGTCCAGCCAGATATCGTCCATGCCATTACATATATCATCAATAACAATGAGGTACCTCTTGGATGTAACAAGTCGACGGAGCTCGGACTGAAGCATCTGGAAATCCGCCATCTTCTCATCAGACGTATCCCAAGCTGGCTGGGCTGACCTTAAGATCTCCGCTGCCAGGTCCATTCTGTTGGAACTAGTGGAAACTGACACCCAACATCTGACATCAAAATGCTTGGCAACTCTTGTATCATTGAATACCATCTGAGCGAGCGTGGTCTTCCCAATTCCTGCAGTGCCAACAATGGAAACCatcatgtcaggtggaggaacctcGGCGCATGGCTTGACGAGCATCTGCACGACGTCATCCCTGTCCTTGTCGCGCCCAACAAACACCCCCGTCTGAAGAACTTGGCTGGCTGAACCAGGCACCGGCTGCGGTGGCAAAGTGCAGAGCAGGTTGCCAATCTTGCGAGTTTCTTGATTCACCGCCTTGATGCCCCTGGTGAACCTGTGGGTTGGCTTGGACGCAAAAAGTGCAACAAGAAGGCGGCTGCAACCACACCACCTCAGAGCGGAAAGGAGCTTGGATCCATGGGTAAGGATCTGGACCAGGGAGCTGGGTTGAAGTTTACCGTACTGGACCTTGTCCTGCAGGAGCTTGATGAAGTGGACGGCGTCCCTGGCCTGCAGAGCCAGCGCCCTGTCGCCGGCACGCTGTGGGTAAGCGCCGGCACAGATGCTCCAGATCTGGAGCAGATGGGCGATGAGAAGGTCCAGCTCGGGGTCGGCGACCTTGGACCGGCACCTCGTAAGCTCCCATTTCCGACGGGTCCTGTGGCAGGAGTGGATCTCGGCGGCCAGTCCCTCCATGGCTCGAAACGCCGAGAGGACCAGCCGCAGCGCCTCCGCCAGGCTTGCAGCATCCAAGCCGCCAGCTTCCTCCATGGAGACGGAGGGCTTCATCCACTGGCTCTTGCCGCTGGCGGCGGTTTCATTTGGGCGTCAGATTCGGACTGTGTTGGGTGGTGCCTCCTCTGAGCTCTGAACTGATGGTGGTTGCTGCTCTTGAGGAGCCTTATCTACACTAGACCAGCCAAGAGCAGTCCACCGCTGCAGTGCTTCATAATCATATACTCCTACAAGAGCAAACAGTGAACATT
This window harbors:
- the LOC119352781 gene encoding putative disease resistance protein RGA1, translated to MKPSVSMEEAGGLDAASLAEALRLVLSAFRAMEGLAAEIHSCHRTRRKWELTRCRSKVADPELDLLIAHLLQIWSICAGAYPQRAGDRALALQARDAVHFIKLLQDKVQYGKLQPSSLVQILTHGSKLLSALRWCGCSRLLVALFASKPTHRFTRGIKAVNQETRKIGNLLCTLPPQPVPGSASQVLQTGVFVGRDKDRDDVVQMLVKPCAEVPPPDMMVSIVGTAGIGKTTLAQMVFNDTRVAKHFDVRCWVSVSTSSNRMDLAAEILRSAQPAWDTSDEKMADFQMLQSELRRLVTSKRYLIVIDDICNGMDDIWLDMMAPLQSADIGSRILATSRMNTVPHFLGASHPYPVNPLNSDDCWAILKEHAFPSGRENAYPDLHPIGKQIAAKINGSPLAAKLVGGLLGDTRSKNHWMKIMKTGLQDNALLPALRLSYKYLPVHLKRCFAYCSLFPHNYKFDPAQLSRLWIAEGFVQPQGRAGKSMEDIAKEYFGLLLSRSFFQEIKLGSSTYYLMHDLLHDLAKSVAAEDCFHIEDGMKCDIPSTVRHLSVTEKSLVGLTSFSGLEELLTLFIRPSLPCSSSCFQEDFAVNLESILKKSKHLRVLDLSGYNSKELPHCIYDLLHLRYLSIHGSIQRLPESIGKLLHLQTLCISGKCSLEKLPVSVSMLVNLRHLMVEMKYTAGLVGIGRLANLQGSLELHIEKLEGRKPEELRNIDGLHGLVIKCLENVSGYEEACKAELNKKLYLNSLNLEWSSASRNSSSPADAKVLEGLRPHHAIKVLNIRRYCGAKTPSWLQSLQQLRSLNLINCRSLCILPPLGNLGSLRYLHMKEMCAVDQIGQEFYGTSDVAFPSLSVLEIDDFPKLCEWAGREDKNSFPCLERVSLMDCPELIKIPLFCQATREITIERTRLIPYMRLAPFSSSSEMLQLDVCTSSVILNRLLYKHHIQSIAVLNISGAEQLAAAEQLGSLVSLQRLQLSRCNLTDQTLRSFLQDLPCLSSLEIIDLPNITSLPVAETVKFCTVLTELCIRNCQSLCSLSSLQYLASLKYLVIERCPEVTATSFPVNFMSLSYLKVLRMSYCTELQSLPDLPSSLETLYIFRCHPELSRKSRNMKGHYVEKLAIVPSVLIE